The genomic segment AGTGAACTTTGGCTAAGTTTTCGTCGAGAGCTTTCTCAAACGTCACTAACCGCAGTGTTGTACCTTGTCGTGCTTCTACAGGCTTAATTTCGGTGGGGGTTAAAGGGGTAACTTCCTTGAAGGGATGTTCTGGTTCTGTTTTGCTGTAGGAAACACCCCGATATTTTAGGGGCTGAGGGGTTTGAGGCACAGGAATATGGCGAGGATAGCTAAACTGTACACCTTGACCCCGATATTTACCTGTTAGTTCGCTTTCCACCACATCAACCGGGGGAAAAGAGGCATCATACTGATTGCCACGATAGGTGAGTTTCATATCTGTTTCTCCTGACCTTAGTTTTAAAGAGGGATGAGATCTCAAAGACAAATTTTAAACGATTTTTTTATTTCTGTATTCATTGTTACACTTTTTCAGGTCAGATGAGCAAACTTAACAAAAATTTATGAAAGTTTCAGGATAAATTAGGAGGGCGGAGGAGCAGGGGAAGTCAACGGTTAATATTCCTAGCCAATGGTGACTTGAGAGGTATCGACGCTAAGGGCTCCGGGTTGGAATTGGGCAATATTGACGGCTTTTTCCAGAAAACCTGGGCTGGGAACTTTTCCTTTGAGAATAACGGTTCCCCCTTTTTGAGCGACCCACAAGGAACCAATATCATCGAGTTCAGGATCTTCGTCAAAGGCTAAGACAACCCGTTTCGCCAGACCGCTTTCGTCATATTCTCCCGCAATTCCAATACGTTCTGGAGGAAGGGAAGTATTGGCTGCGGCTTGTTGTACCGTATCGTTAGACGGTTTACTGGGAACTTCACCGGTAAGGGTGCCAAAAATACGTTCAAACCATCCCATAAAATTAAATATCCTACATTGCTTAATAAGATGAATTCAGTCTAGTGGAGATTGGATTGAGAAGCAAGCCATTTTTGCAATTCTTGTTTTAACCAGTTTAATTCTTCTTCGGGTAATTGATGTCCAAAACGATAGGTTTTGCGACGGGATAAAAAGAAAATATTCGGTTCCTGAGTAACGATTTCCAAACTCGGATAATAATTACCTTTATCATCGGTTGTTCTAATTAAATTAATTTGTTGGATTTGGGAAATATCTCCTTGCTTATGAATGGGGAAATAGGAATACCAAAAGATATTAAATTTTTTGTTTTTAAAATTAAGTTGAACTTTTTCAAAAGGTTTATAATCCAAAAAAGCTTTATAAATTAATAATCCTAGAGTTACAGGAATTCCCAATAATGTTAAATAAAATAGAATGATTAAACTTGAATTAATTTCTGTAAAGATAGAGGGTTCTATAACTCTATACAGGGGGGAAGTGATTAAAGCAGCGATCGCGCTTAAACCTAATATTTTAATAGGCATAGCTCCCGGAATGAATTGTAACCCTCTTTTAATGCCCTGAATCGGATTGCCTAAAATTTTCTGAAGGGGAGAAATATATTGTAAGGAAAACTGAGAGGGAATATTAACGTTAAATTCGTTGGAAGATTGAGATAACTGGATAGAAGGTTCAGAGTTAGTTTTTGAAGGAAATTTAGGTTTATAATTTAAAGCATATAAAGCCACTTGAGTTGAGGAAAACCGAGAGGTTACTGCGGGTTCTATTAAGGTTTCTAACCACTTTTGAAAGGCGGGATCTAGGATGTCCCCGTTAAACTTCATTTTAAAGTTTTCTTGGGGTAATTCGGCTGGAGGAATTCCGGTTAACAGATGAATTAATGTGGCTCCTAGCGCATATAAATCGGAAGCAGGAACCGCTAAACCTCCAAATTGTTCAATGGGAGTATAACCAAAGGTTCCAACAACAGTAAAGGTTGACCCTGGAGTTCTAGGTTGAAGTTGAACTGCGCCTAAATCAATTAAATAAATATGATGATCTTCTCCCCAAATTAAATTACTCGGTTTAAGATCTCGATGCAATACCGGCGGATGAAGTTGATGTAAATAATTTAAAATTTCTAAGACTTCAAAAGCTATCCAGTAGAGTTGTTGTTGGGTAAAGCGATGATTTCCTTCTAATTTCTCTTTTAAGGAGGAACCGGGAATATATGCGGTCACTAAAGCAAACCAGACATTCTGATCATCCAGGGAAAAATAATCTCGATATTTAACTAAGCGAGGATGATTTAATTGTTTTAAAATTTGGGCTTCACGTTCTAATAATTTTAAATCTTCCCATTGCATTGAACCTCCCAACGCCAATAATTTGACAACGGCTTTATCCTTCAGCATTAAGTCATCTGCTAACCAAGTTTGGCGAACAGGATTCTCATTGAGTTGGCGTTTGAGTCGAAACCGACGGTTAAGTAGAGTTCC from the Planktothrix tepida PCC 9214 genome contains:
- a CDS encoding serine/threonine protein kinase, whose protein sequence is MLTAGTLLNRRFRLKRQLNENPVRQTWLADDLMLKDKAVVKLLALGGSMQWEDLKLLEREAQILKQLNHPRLVKYRDYFSLDDQNVWFALVTAYIPGSSLKEKLEGNHRFTQQQLYWIAFEVLEILNYLHQLHPPVLHRDLKPSNLIWGEDHHIYLIDLGAVQLQPRTPGSTFTVVGTFGYTPIEQFGGLAVPASDLYALGATLIHLLTGIPPAELPQENFKMKFNGDILDPAFQKWLETLIEPAVTSRFSSTQVALYALNYKPKFPSKTNSEPSIQLSQSSNEFNVNIPSQFSLQYISPLQKILGNPIQGIKRGLQFIPGAMPIKILGLSAIAALITSPLYRVIEPSIFTEINSSLIILFYLTLLGIPVTLGLLIYKAFLDYKPFEKVQLNFKNKKFNIFWYSYFPIHKQGDISQIQQINLIRTTDDKGNYYPSLEIVTQEPNIFFLSRRKTYRFGHQLPEEELNWLKQELQKWLASQSNLH
- a CDS encoding BON domain-containing protein → MGWFERIFGTLTGEVPSKPSNDTVQQAAANTSLPPERIGIAGEYDESGLAKRVVLAFDEDPELDDIGSLWVAQKGGTVILKGKVPSPGFLEKAVNIAQFQPGALSVDTSQVTIG
- a CDS encoding DUF4278 domain-containing protein, which codes for MKLTYRGNQYDASFPPVDVVESELTGKYRGQGVQFSYPRHIPVPQTPQPLKYRGVSYSKTEPEHPFKEVTPLTPTEIKPVEARQGTTLRLVTFEKALDENLAKVHSDHLCRLLERRRQAAAERGDLNLLRLLDLEAKEIAC